Proteins co-encoded in one Opitutus terrae PB90-1 genomic window:
- a CDS encoding D-sedoheptulose-7-phosphate isomerase — MTSRPPASHPSFADSARELAALLEASAKVGPAVDAAGECLFRSLQAGGKVLTCGNGGSAADAMHLAEEFVGRFQQKRRALPAICLCADSTVLTCVGNDFGFEQIFARGIEAHGRPGDVLVAFSTSGNSANVVAALEKARAVGVTSILISGRDGGRARALCDHALIVPGQKTSRIQEIHMLILHQLLEAADAHVWD, encoded by the coding sequence ATGACAAGCCGACCTCCCGCCAGCCACCCGTCGTTTGCCGATTCTGCTCGCGAACTCGCTGCGCTGCTGGAGGCGTCGGCGAAAGTGGGTCCGGCGGTCGACGCGGCGGGCGAATGCCTGTTCCGCAGCCTGCAGGCGGGCGGTAAAGTCCTGACGTGCGGCAACGGCGGCAGCGCGGCGGATGCCATGCACCTCGCGGAGGAATTCGTCGGTCGTTTCCAGCAGAAGCGTCGCGCGCTGCCGGCGATCTGCCTGTGCGCCGACTCAACCGTGCTGACGTGTGTAGGAAATGATTTTGGTTTCGAGCAAATCTTTGCCCGCGGCATCGAGGCGCATGGCCGGCCGGGGGATGTGCTGGTGGCCTTCAGCACCAGTGGCAACAGCGCGAACGTGGTGGCGGCGCTCGAGAAGGCTCGCGCGGTCGGCGTCACCTCGATCCTGATCAGCGGCCGCGACGGCGGCCGGGCGCGTGCGCTGTGCGATCACGCGTTGATCGTGCCCGGCCAGAAAACCTCGCGCATCCAGGAGATTCACATGCTGATCCTCCACCAGTTGCTCGAGGCTGCGGACGCACACGTGTGGGATTAG
- a CDS encoding 6-hydroxymethylpterin diphosphokinase MptE-like protein, with translation MSDAVPKSSEWLLCQPVPNATTCILVGALGSLPAVEFQRFQQVLWFVDAAHQALPVALRPERIQRVLVETTPPAEAANRLEQFLRRNPRLLPSLFVTRQILVHHPAAYAAVVDEIHRQMESTHRARLTRQLDGFTWQKHILGNAAAYAARRLPAEWTGALHDVPAFVCGAGPSLDVSVAPLAAYAKHAVVFAADSALRALARHGVHADFAISIDAAKIPAKCLPDRLPPTRVVLASVSPPEWQQALPDTGTCFLSSNQLTDDWFAAQGVARTAIAASESCGSTGIDLAIHLGCGPIYLFGIDLAVDPSNQAQRHQRDADPTLYQQSNYDPTAQLPRVPGNYVDQVPCFALGDWRALDERLAARTSPTIYNVNDRGARLRGTTLVHPGRLAEPRTSREKAGALAALATPTAASAVGSVPLLRLRTVGERGTRSIPALRQALGRGGPSCMAPLLQRLLLEPDCGRALGAFSLKVMPHLVPPIEGSPEFWSALLDEFAQLSQLAQQIKLPDE, from the coding sequence AATGCCACGACATGCATTCTCGTCGGCGCACTCGGCTCGTTGCCAGCGGTCGAATTCCAGCGTTTCCAGCAGGTGCTTTGGTTCGTCGACGCCGCGCATCAAGCATTGCCGGTCGCGCTGCGCCCTGAGCGAATCCAACGAGTACTGGTGGAAACGACCCCTCCCGCGGAAGCGGCAAACCGACTCGAACAGTTTCTCCGCCGCAACCCCCGGCTCCTGCCGTCGCTATTCGTCACGCGGCAGATTCTCGTGCACCACCCCGCCGCTTATGCGGCGGTCGTCGATGAAATTCACCGCCAGATGGAATCCACGCACCGCGCGCGACTCACGCGCCAGCTGGACGGGTTCACCTGGCAAAAACACATCCTCGGCAACGCCGCCGCTTATGCCGCGCGCCGGCTGCCGGCCGAATGGACCGGGGCGCTGCACGACGTGCCGGCCTTCGTCTGCGGCGCGGGTCCCTCGCTCGACGTGTCCGTTGCGCCGCTCGCCGCCTACGCGAAGCACGCCGTCGTTTTCGCCGCCGACTCGGCGCTGCGGGCGCTCGCCCGCCACGGCGTGCACGCCGACTTTGCCATCTCGATCGATGCCGCGAAAATCCCGGCCAAGTGCCTGCCTGACCGGCTGCCACCGACCCGCGTCGTGCTGGCGAGTGTGAGTCCGCCCGAATGGCAGCAGGCGCTACCCGACACGGGCACGTGTTTTCTTAGCAGCAATCAATTGACGGACGACTGGTTCGCCGCGCAGGGCGTCGCCCGCACGGCGATCGCCGCCAGCGAGAGCTGTGGAAGCACGGGTATCGATCTCGCGATCCATCTCGGCTGCGGTCCGATTTACCTCTTCGGCATCGACCTCGCCGTCGATCCCAGCAATCAGGCGCAACGCCACCAGCGCGATGCCGATCCCACGCTCTACCAGCAGTCCAACTACGACCCGACGGCGCAGCTCCCGCGCGTGCCCGGCAACTACGTGGATCAGGTCCCTTGTTTCGCCTTGGGCGATTGGCGCGCCCTCGACGAGCGGCTCGCCGCCCGCACGTCACCGACGATCTACAACGTGAATGATCGCGGCGCCCGGCTGCGCGGCACAACGCTCGTGCATCCCGGGCGCCTGGCCGAGCCAAGAACGTCTCGCGAGAAGGCCGGCGCACTCGCAGCACTTGCGACTCCGACCGCAGCTTCCGCCGTGGGTAGTGTGCCCTTGCTCCGATTGCGCACCGTCGGTGAGCGGGGCACTCGATCCATTCCGGCCCTCCGCCAAGCCTTGGGCCGCGGCGGTCCCAGCTGCATGGCCCCACTGCTTCAGCGGCTGCTACTGGAGCCGGACTGCGGCCGGGCGCTCGGCGCGTTTTCGCTAAAGGTCATGCCCCATCTTGTGCCCCCGATCGAAGGCTCCCCCGAGTTCTGGTCTGCGCTGCTCGACGAGTTCGCGCAGCTCAGTCAGCTCGCGCAGCAGATCAAGCTGCCAGACGAGTAA
- a CDS encoding FkbM family methyltransferase — protein sequence MAAQLQPLRNELTELRRTAAIPGVVYQAFRMAYFRGRTEPLTIPNIDYFLFAALMNGIQFVSYDATTKRMVLTKDGVRFATDAYFYVLLELFAQEEYRSLRALVDRPFVIYDVGMNRGYAALWFASHPACRAVYGFELFDVPYQWALDNIALNPTLAPKITPFCIGLGGENKTAELIYEEASDGVSTIMPEFYASYWTPERKRQSQKKTVQIKKASDAFATLPPTQTGELRVLKLDVEGAEYEIVEDLARAKRLNFDIILAEAHLGLDRFLSLLPGYRCVETVRHSDLMANVVLVRDA from the coding sequence ATGGCGGCCCAGCTGCAGCCCCTGCGTAACGAGCTGACGGAGTTGCGGCGCACCGCCGCCATACCCGGGGTTGTTTATCAGGCTTTTCGGATGGCCTACTTTAGGGGGCGAACCGAGCCGCTGACGATTCCGAACATCGACTATTTCCTCTTCGCCGCGCTGATGAATGGGATCCAGTTCGTGAGCTACGATGCCACCACGAAACGAATGGTTCTTACGAAGGATGGCGTGCGATTCGCGACGGATGCCTATTTCTACGTCTTGCTCGAGCTCTTCGCCCAAGAGGAGTATCGCTCGTTACGAGCGTTGGTCGATCGCCCCTTCGTGATCTATGACGTGGGCATGAACCGCGGGTATGCGGCCTTGTGGTTTGCGAGCCATCCCGCCTGCCGCGCAGTCTACGGATTCGAGCTGTTCGATGTGCCGTATCAGTGGGCGCTGGATAATATCGCGCTGAATCCGACGCTTGCCCCTAAAATTACCCCGTTCTGCATCGGTTTGGGCGGCGAGAACAAGACGGCGGAGCTCATTTACGAAGAGGCTTCGGATGGCGTCTCGACGATCATGCCGGAGTTTTACGCCTCCTACTGGACGCCGGAGCGGAAGCGCCAATCGCAGAAAAAGACGGTGCAGATCAAGAAGGCTTCGGACGCATTTGCGACGCTGCCACCCACCCAGACGGGCGAGCTACGCGTGCTGAAGCTCGATGTGGAGGGCGCCGAATACGAAATTGTCGAGGATCTCGCACGGGCGAAGCGGCTCAATTTCGACATCATTCTGGCCGAGGCGCACCTCGGATTGGACCGTTTCCTTTCCCTGCTCCCGGGCTATCGGTGCGTGGAGACGGTCCGGCATTCGGATCTCATGGCCAATGTGGTTTTGGTCCGAGATGCCTAA
- a CDS encoding FkbM family methyltransferase, with the protein MKPAGEFETSFFRRLASYGYSPRVIYDVGAAKGYWSRMAAEVFSAAEFHLFEPLAGHFPDYEAPMKSVLSSHASFSLHAIALGNQTGEQTIHMTPDGVSSSLHPIWGSNISKLKIPCWRLDEYVQAQHIPPPSVLKVDSQGAEALILEGAGALLDTTDLLFLEAWLERGYGPETPLLTELSEALRGRGFILVEIGNPYFSEWHRLASVDAFFLSKRLMQEIREPSNGWRW; encoded by the coding sequence ATGAAACCAGCCGGAGAATTTGAAACTTCGTTTTTCCGACGCCTCGCGTCGTACGGTTACTCTCCACGTGTGATCTACGACGTGGGAGCAGCGAAGGGATACTGGTCCCGTATGGCGGCTGAAGTATTTTCCGCGGCAGAGTTTCACTTGTTCGAACCGCTTGCTGGTCACTTCCCCGACTATGAAGCGCCGATGAAGAGCGTCCTTAGCTCGCACGCCAGCTTCTCGCTGCATGCGATCGCGCTCGGCAACCAGACGGGCGAGCAGACAATCCACATGACACCCGATGGAGTCAGTTCCAGCCTCCATCCGATATGGGGCAGCAACATTTCGAAGCTGAAGATACCCTGCTGGCGACTGGATGAGTATGTCCAGGCACAACACATTCCGCCGCCTTCGGTGCTCAAAGTGGACTCGCAAGGAGCGGAGGCCCTTATCCTCGAGGGGGCTGGAGCACTCCTTGATACCACAGATCTGTTGTTCCTGGAGGCGTGGCTGGAACGTGGATATGGCCCGGAAACACCCCTCCTCACAGAGCTGAGCGAGGCCCTGCGCGGCCGGGGTTTCATTCTCGTTGAGATTGGTAATCCGTACTTCTCCGAGTGGCACCGCTTGGCCTCGGTTGACGCTTTCTTTCTTTCAAAACGCCTGATGCAAGAGATCAGGGAGCCCAGCAATGGGTGGCGCTGGTAG
- a CDS encoding D-glycero-alpha-D-manno-heptose-1,7-bisphosphate 7-phosphatase — MKGLILDRDGTLIAHVPYLADPAQVALLPGVHDGLRVALDAGLALFLHSNQSGVGRGYYPLAAVEACNRRMIELLNLGEQPFARICIAPEAPDQPSRYRKPSPAFLREILAEHGWRADELCCIGDRALDLQVAAHTGARAIGVATGLENLQAEMTAAGLQGVFPVFDRFDAAIQHVLSLT, encoded by the coding sequence GTGAAAGGGCTGATCCTCGATCGGGACGGAACGCTGATCGCTCACGTGCCGTATCTGGCGGATCCGGCGCAGGTGGCGCTGCTGCCCGGCGTCCACGACGGATTGCGGGTTGCGCTCGACGCCGGACTTGCGCTCTTCCTGCACAGCAATCAGTCGGGCGTCGGTCGCGGCTACTATCCGCTCGCGGCGGTCGAGGCCTGCAACCGGCGGATGATCGAGCTGCTGAACCTCGGCGAGCAGCCGTTCGCTCGGATCTGCATCGCACCCGAAGCACCGGACCAGCCCAGTCGCTACCGCAAACCCTCGCCAGCATTCCTGCGCGAAATTCTCGCCGAGCACGGCTGGAGGGCGGACGAGCTTTGCTGCATCGGCGACCGCGCGCTGGATCTGCAGGTGGCGGCGCACACTGGCGCGCGCGCCATCGGCGTGGCCACCGGACTCGAGAACCTGCAGGCGGAAATGACCGCGGCCGGACTGCAGGGCGTGTTTCCCGTTTTCGATCGCTTCGACGCGGCAATCCAACATGTGCTTTCCCTGACCTAG
- a CDS encoding glycosyltransferase family protein — protein sequence MRVLFFTGSPASYMAPPLLGVSQVNCGPDWPDRVVDGKVVSLKSPVGAYDVEPFVKRLPATQRPDVVVCLVDAARRNLPANLRAFRGPKVLLVADTHHLRAPISGMLQYATSEPYDRIIVLYDRHHLEFFRSAGLKNLFWFPGLTFPHSDDQVARARKSWELRSRQIAFVGQTGGLHPRRARLVGALAQAGLPVGAKQIPQREGLEFYGSSAIGLNVSLNGDLNLRVFEILASGAMLLTDQLAPSSGMDQLWSGNQLASYRSEPELLEAAAHYLKHPTEAAAIAKRGVTWLDQLFGEEKRRLAFEHIVFDGVPVPEFVLPPTKVKAWFADAPRQRDSAIKVYERVQELHRQQETVAIAIDAAVSKDAAEMLATLPRVSAASCFSSANDLAVVSGCTLDQVSLSQAARVWVVDAAQSSVAAALSAAGLQPIDREIGLFARDPQEIEEARLLHSACWRHLHAGDYARALELARATLAKDPKDVDALVTMADLALEACNRPLATKLLQTLRGIAPLDPRLQSLTADLTRGSYTPKLPQRLLNTARDLATKRDWKRAGVFVAKALELEPGLRGAYALFGRIHSELGNYQEAADTLLQALKQEDTADAWMGLGHILSKGRQNREAADAFRKALVLAPVAIATIHAVADAAITIGDWKLHSDAVGMLRERDPLAPHSHFHFGHQLKHQRRIHDALRHHCRWCNAPEPRPVSTSSYRVLFVLQHPPFWPSLASVYAAFAADPACEVTVVALPYEHPYYAKPEERDAIYGFLDKLEILYVRADQFRRAAGCADIAFVQSPYEVTRPSGWKISDLLRFAPRLVYVPYALEIGGGEENLSLLFNQPLHQLAWMICARSPRHKTLFAQRCDVGDAHVEVTGHPKMDALRNLETARDAELDAFIGSRKAVLWNPQFDVRPGLSEFGTGFSTFLRWRSYLPEAFARRSEMAFILRPHPLFFASLEKRGVASAAEIADFLRRCEAAGNIHLDRRPSYLPAFAASTALMSDASSFLLEYGATGRPILYLHNPDGPGLNHDGDFVRDYCATATTESEIEAFLDDVAAARDARGAERRAAYHEFMHVPAEGVGQLIKETVEERLAAEHAERTSEAVTVLA from the coding sequence ATGCGTGTCCTCTTTTTTACCGGAAGCCCAGCCAGCTACATGGCGCCCCCACTGCTGGGAGTGTCACAGGTTAACTGTGGCCCGGACTGGCCGGATCGAGTGGTCGATGGGAAGGTGGTCTCGCTGAAATCTCCGGTCGGGGCGTACGACGTGGAGCCGTTCGTGAAGCGATTGCCGGCGACGCAGAGGCCGGACGTGGTGGTGTGCCTAGTCGATGCGGCTCGGCGGAATCTGCCCGCTAACCTGCGCGCTTTTCGAGGTCCCAAAGTGCTGTTGGTGGCGGACACCCATCACCTCCGAGCACCGATTTCTGGAATGCTGCAGTATGCCACCTCGGAGCCCTACGATCGGATCATAGTCTTGTATGATCGGCATCATCTGGAGTTTTTCCGGTCTGCGGGATTGAAAAATCTGTTCTGGTTCCCGGGCCTCACTTTTCCGCACAGCGACGACCAGGTGGCGCGGGCCAGAAAGAGCTGGGAGCTGCGCAGCCGACAGATCGCATTTGTTGGCCAGACCGGCGGCCTACATCCGCGACGCGCCCGGCTGGTCGGGGCCCTTGCGCAAGCCGGTTTACCCGTGGGCGCCAAACAGATTCCGCAGCGGGAGGGGCTGGAGTTCTATGGCTCCTCGGCGATCGGACTGAATGTCAGCCTGAATGGCGATTTGAATCTCCGGGTTTTTGAGATCCTCGCGTCAGGGGCGATGCTGCTGACCGATCAACTCGCTCCGAGTTCAGGGATGGATCAGCTATGGAGCGGAAACCAGCTAGCGAGCTATCGTAGCGAACCTGAACTGCTGGAGGCTGCGGCCCATTATCTGAAGCATCCGACCGAAGCTGCTGCGATTGCGAAACGGGGTGTGACTTGGTTAGACCAACTTTTCGGCGAAGAGAAACGCCGGCTGGCTTTCGAACACATCGTCTTCGACGGCGTACCCGTGCCGGAGTTTGTCCTGCCGCCGACGAAGGTGAAAGCATGGTTCGCCGATGCTCCGCGGCAGCGCGACAGCGCCATCAAAGTCTACGAACGGGTGCAGGAACTTCATCGGCAGCAGGAGACCGTTGCCATCGCAATCGATGCAGCAGTATCAAAGGATGCCGCCGAGATGCTTGCCACGCTGCCCCGAGTGTCGGCCGCCTCGTGTTTTAGTAGCGCGAATGATCTCGCGGTGGTCAGTGGCTGCACGCTCGATCAGGTGAGCCTGAGCCAGGCCGCCCGCGTGTGGGTTGTTGATGCGGCGCAGTCCAGCGTCGCAGCGGCGTTATCTGCTGCGGGACTTCAGCCGATCGATCGTGAGATCGGCTTATTCGCGCGAGATCCACAGGAGATCGAGGAAGCCAGACTCCTTCACTCTGCGTGCTGGCGGCATCTCCACGCGGGCGACTACGCGCGCGCGCTGGAGTTGGCCCGAGCGACGCTCGCGAAAGACCCCAAGGATGTGGATGCGCTGGTGACCATGGCGGATCTGGCCCTGGAGGCGTGCAATCGACCATTGGCGACCAAGCTTCTTCAAACGCTTCGAGGAATTGCGCCTTTGGATCCACGGCTGCAATCGTTGACGGCAGATCTGACGCGCGGCTCGTACACCCCCAAGTTACCTCAGCGACTGTTGAACACGGCCCGAGACCTCGCGACCAAACGCGACTGGAAGCGCGCCGGAGTCTTCGTCGCCAAGGCGCTTGAGCTTGAACCAGGACTGCGCGGAGCGTACGCCTTGTTCGGCAGAATCCACAGCGAGCTCGGGAACTATCAAGAGGCGGCCGACACACTGCTCCAAGCACTGAAACAGGAGGACACGGCCGATGCGTGGATGGGACTTGGCCATATCCTGTCAAAGGGGAGACAGAATAGGGAAGCCGCTGACGCCTTCCGGAAGGCGCTCGTTCTGGCACCGGTCGCAATCGCAACGATCCATGCGGTTGCTGATGCTGCGATCACGATCGGAGACTGGAAGCTGCACTCGGACGCTGTCGGCATGCTCCGTGAGCGCGATCCTTTAGCTCCACATTCACACTTTCATTTCGGCCATCAGCTGAAGCACCAACGCCGGATTCACGATGCGCTCCGTCATCATTGCCGCTGGTGCAATGCCCCTGAGCCGCGTCCGGTCTCCACCAGCAGCTATCGAGTCCTGTTCGTGCTGCAGCATCCGCCTTTCTGGCCCAGCCTGGCTTCGGTCTACGCTGCCTTCGCGGCAGATCCTGCCTGTGAGGTGACCGTGGTGGCCTTGCCGTACGAACACCCTTACTACGCAAAGCCGGAGGAGCGCGACGCGATCTACGGGTTCCTCGACAAGTTGGAAATACTGTATGTGCGAGCGGATCAGTTTCGGCGTGCTGCGGGTTGTGCCGACATCGCATTCGTGCAGTCGCCGTATGAGGTCACGCGGCCCTCTGGCTGGAAAATCTCCGATCTGTTGCGGTTCGCGCCCCGTCTGGTTTACGTCCCCTATGCCTTGGAGATTGGAGGGGGGGAGGAGAATCTCTCGCTGCTTTTTAACCAACCGCTCCATCAGCTTGCCTGGATGATCTGCGCGCGCTCACCGCGGCACAAAACCCTTTTTGCACAGCGGTGCGATGTGGGCGACGCACACGTCGAGGTCACAGGCCATCCGAAAATGGACGCGTTGCGAAACCTCGAGACGGCACGTGACGCGGAACTCGACGCATTCATTGGCAGCCGGAAGGCGGTGTTGTGGAATCCACAATTTGACGTGCGGCCTGGCCTTTCAGAGTTCGGGACCGGTTTTTCGACCTTCCTGCGTTGGCGTAGCTACCTCCCGGAGGCCTTTGCCCGCCGGTCGGAGATGGCCTTCATTCTTCGCCCGCATCCGCTGTTCTTCGCATCGCTCGAAAAGCGTGGCGTGGCGAGTGCAGCGGAGATCGCCGATTTCCTCCGCCGGTGCGAGGCCGCAGGGAACATCCATTTGGATCGACGGCCATCTTATCTACCAGCATTTGCAGCCTCCACGGCGTTGATGTCCGACGCATCGTCGTTCTTGCTCGAGTATGGTGCCACGGGGCGGCCCATCCTTTACCTTCATAATCCGGATGGCCCAGGGCTAAACCACGACGGCGACTTCGTGCGCGACTACTGCGCGACGGCAACAACCGAGAGCGAGATCGAGGCCTTTCTCGATGACGTTGCGGCCGCCCGCGACGCGCGCGGTGCGGAACGACGGGCGGCTTACCACGAATTCATGCATGTGCCGGCCGAGGGGGTCGGCCAACTGATCAAGGAAACCGTCGAGGAGCGGCTCGCAGCGGAGCACGCCGAACGGACGTCCGAGGCGGTCACAGTCCTCGCCTGA
- a CDS encoding polysaccharide pyruvyl transferase family protein has protein sequence MPLRVLVLNDTRRGSFNRHLGCNVVMENLLHLCAAHGLEVVRTLTTAEPLAAAGFDESLKQVDAVIVNGEGTMHHDSRGALALSAAILHTKRAGRTTALLNAVWQDNRQANACLGALDFVCARDLLSQGAMRAAGATHAHAAPDLSLYRAGAEPTVKPSFQAGVTAPAAAALVIDSVDDAEALRLRQFSATHGLPFRVMQAWAVREADERHPLAHERFFSLEDLNTSRVLITGRFHAICFAIKYGRPFLAVPSNTHKMEALLHDIGLPAEDFLLPSGWERRPPSFWIDHAAAAWSRHTDRIGDFAAGASRTIEQAFREMVQRLGGDPRVVQSTPPLEARRRKVRACVFSRWAGPLETTAMFLTRVAGTDSTPESTSREPRPGRDSSQKLARCVARLEHEAIEFLPSHTCGPVGLIDLARLPMVPGEQRWLISPAEHIPALGAHAGKVFGLLVRVGVKHLVLVDDEDQRRPAFGEIAPHLDAQLEVRGMTDAALGTRLADAIATEGGVLSA, from the coding sequence ATGCCATTGCGCGTCTTGGTTCTGAACGACACGCGCCGGGGATCCTTCAACCGGCATCTCGGCTGCAACGTCGTCATGGAAAACCTGCTGCACCTCTGTGCGGCCCATGGTCTAGAGGTGGTGCGGACGCTTACCACCGCTGAGCCTCTCGCCGCGGCTGGTTTCGACGAGAGCCTGAAGCAGGTGGATGCGGTGATCGTCAATGGGGAAGGAACGATGCACCACGACAGCCGGGGCGCATTGGCGCTGAGCGCCGCCATCCTTCACACGAAGCGGGCCGGACGGACGACGGCGCTGCTCAACGCCGTCTGGCAGGACAACCGCCAGGCGAACGCGTGCCTGGGCGCGCTCGACTTCGTGTGTGCGAGAGACCTCCTGAGCCAGGGGGCGATGCGTGCGGCGGGTGCGACGCACGCGCACGCTGCACCGGATCTTTCGCTGTACCGCGCTGGTGCCGAGCCGACGGTGAAACCTTCTTTTCAGGCGGGAGTCACAGCGCCGGCGGCCGCTGCGCTCGTGATTGACAGCGTCGATGACGCTGAAGCGCTGCGGTTGCGACAGTTCTCGGCCACGCACGGGCTGCCGTTTCGCGTGATGCAAGCCTGGGCGGTACGTGAAGCCGACGAGCGCCATCCGCTGGCTCACGAACGATTCTTTTCGCTCGAAGATCTGAATACGTCGAGGGTGCTGATCACCGGCCGGTTTCACGCGATCTGTTTTGCGATCAAGTACGGCCGGCCATTTCTCGCCGTGCCGTCCAACACGCACAAAATGGAGGCGTTGTTGCACGACATTGGACTGCCTGCCGAGGACTTCCTGCTCCCGAGCGGTTGGGAGCGTCGGCCGCCGAGTTTTTGGATCGACCATGCCGCTGCGGCCTGGTCCCGGCATACGGACCGGATCGGCGACTTTGCCGCGGGCGCATCGAGAACGATCGAACAGGCGTTTCGAGAAATGGTGCAACGCCTCGGTGGCGATCCGCGTGTCGTTCAGTCGACCCCTCCGCTCGAGGCGCGCCGCCGGAAGGTTCGCGCCTGTGTGTTCAGTCGGTGGGCGGGGCCGCTCGAGACGACGGCAATGTTTTTGACGCGTGTCGCAGGGACGGACTCCACCCCGGAATCGACGAGCCGCGAACCCCGGCCCGGCCGGGACTCAAGCCAGAAGCTGGCGCGTTGCGTAGCGCGCTTGGAGCACGAAGCAATCGAGTTTCTGCCCAGCCACACGTGCGGTCCGGTTGGTCTGATCGACTTGGCGCGGCTGCCCATGGTGCCGGGCGAGCAGCGGTGGCTAATCAGTCCCGCTGAGCATATCCCGGCTTTGGGGGCGCACGCCGGGAAAGTTTTTGGACTGCTGGTGCGCGTGGGGGTAAAGCATCTGGTGCTGGTGGACGACGAGGACCAGCGCCGGCCGGCATTCGGCGAAATCGCCCCGCACCTCGATGCGCAGCTGGAGGTTCGTGGGATGACCGACGCGGCGCTCGGAACGCGGCTGGCGGACGCGATTGCAACCGAAGGTGGGGTGCTGTCCGCGTAG
- the ispD gene encoding 2-C-methyl-D-erythritol 4-phosphate cytidylyltransferase, translated as MKKVTGIILAGGSGNRFEADVPKQFCLLNGSMVIEHAVATFRTSGLFNKIIVALSPEWLDHPRAAIGDVNIAGGNTRNESTWNALQACDPDTDYVIIHDAARPFVTEQILKDCVDALRENDAVDVCIPADDTIVKVADGFVESIPDRSKLMRGQTPQGFRFGALHEAYQANLGRLTATDDVGIFLRSGGRCKVVQGSPFNLKITYPHDLFVAERILQYQPGNPNPQLNLRGKQILLLGATGGIGSVVHELLRTHGAVVTTPTRHEWDLASPTIPPAFLRPWDAVIHSAGVLSNASSAMDVDSLFAVNFRSVVSVTDLARRAMRGGAIVVVGSSSATKGRENIPLYAASKAAVNNFVEGIAPVLARECQVKINCINPGCVNTRMITTSRVTNKDPLDPTEVAELIVAYTQPLDTGQVVNLRKYVPVASRGGARLVRQVA; from the coding sequence ATGAAAAAAGTCACCGGTATCATTCTCGCGGGCGGCTCCGGCAATCGGTTCGAGGCCGACGTCCCGAAGCAGTTCTGCCTCCTCAATGGCAGCATGGTGATCGAGCATGCTGTGGCCACCTTTCGTACATCCGGGCTCTTCAACAAGATAATCGTTGCGCTGTCGCCAGAATGGCTGGATCACCCGCGTGCCGCGATCGGTGATGTCAACATTGCCGGTGGGAACACCCGCAACGAATCGACGTGGAATGCTCTGCAGGCGTGTGATCCCGACACGGATTACGTCATTATTCACGACGCAGCGCGCCCCTTCGTCACCGAGCAGATCCTGAAGGATTGTGTCGACGCGTTGCGGGAGAACGATGCCGTCGATGTTTGTATCCCGGCGGACGACACGATCGTGAAGGTCGCCGATGGATTCGTGGAAAGCATTCCCGATCGCAGCAAGCTGATGCGCGGTCAAACGCCGCAGGGGTTTCGCTTCGGCGCGCTGCACGAAGCCTACCAAGCGAATCTTGGCCGGCTGACGGCGACAGACGACGTGGGTATCTTCCTGCGCTCTGGCGGGCGCTGCAAGGTCGTGCAGGGGTCTCCGTTCAATCTGAAGATCACCTATCCGCACGATCTCTTCGTGGCGGAGCGAATCCTGCAGTATCAGCCCGGGAATCCCAATCCCCAGCTCAACCTTCGGGGGAAGCAGATCCTCCTGCTGGGCGCGACGGGCGGCATTGGCTCTGTTGTGCACGAGCTGCTCCGCACCCATGGAGCCGTCGTGACTACACCGACCCGCCACGAATGGGACTTGGCCTCGCCGACGATCCCGCCGGCGTTTCTGCGTCCATGGGACGCTGTCATTCACTCCGCCGGCGTGCTGAGCAACGCCAGCAGCGCCATGGATGTCGATTCGCTGTTTGCCGTGAACTTCCGTTCGGTGGTTTCGGTCACTGACCTGGCTCGCCGGGCCATGCGCGGAGGTGCGATCGTCGTGGTCGGATCGAGTTCTGCCACGAAGGGACGGGAGAACATTCCGCTGTATGCGGCTTCCAAAGCGGCCGTGAACAATTTTGTTGAAGGGATAGCTCCGGTTCTCGCGCGCGAGTGCCAGGTCAAGATCAACTGCATCAATCCCGGCTGTGTGAATACGCGAATGATCACGACCAGCCGTGTGACTAACAAGGACCCGCTGGATCCAACCGAGGTGGCTGAACTAATCGTGGCGTACACTCAGCCGTTGGACACCGGCCAGGTGGTAAACCTGCGAAAATACGTTCCAGTCGCTTCAAGGGGAGGAGCCAGATTGGTGCGGCAGGTTGCCTAG